From Bacteroidota bacterium, one genomic window encodes:
- a CDS encoding TonB family protein translates to MKKIVIPILLLFPLLAMSQKPTVKESEKVKSGFGVSVVQVQPEFPGGPDSLQSFLKTNLTYPAQAKLNHLQGRVYIGFMVDRSGKIKDVKILSGVNEELDNEALRVMGMMPDWKPGSAGGAAVDVQYILPIDFMLPKTQN, encoded by the coding sequence ATGAAAAAAATTGTAATTCCGATTCTGTTGTTGTTTCCTTTATTGGCAATGTCACAGAAACCGACTGTGAAGGAAAGCGAAAAAGTAAAATCAGGATTTGGTGTTAGTGTTGTACAGGTGCAACCGGAGTTTCCCGGAGGACCGGATAGTCTCCAAAGTTTTCTAAAAACGAATCTGACTTATCCTGCTCAGGCAAAACTGAATCATTTGCAGGGGAGAGTGTATATCGGTTTTATGGTTGATAGATCAGGGAAAATCAAAGACGTAAAAATTCTCAGTGGTGTGAACGAAGAACTGGATAATGAAGCGCTGCGTGTGATGGGTATGATGCCTGACTGGAAACCGGGCAGTGCCGGAGGGGCCGCGGTAGATGTTCAATATATCCTTCCGATTGATTTCATGCTGCCTAAAACGCAGAATTAA
- a CDS encoding YkgJ family cysteine cluster protein, whose translation MAKIEPIRRPIEYMKTTLKKKKKTYITFLRGVTHRKVRGLDSLAKALHKQAFQKIDCLDCANCCKTMSPTYKKADVQRISKHLKMSYQEYFDKYLYFDETGDIMNKSVPCQFLKKDNKCSIYSVRPKDCSGFPHTQNNDFKLFVAGTHKQNIEYCPATLYVVERMHQILLDKGKKRTVSAQDAKL comes from the coding sequence ATGGCCAAAATAGAGCCCATTCGCCGACCCATTGAGTACATGAAGACTACTCTGAAGAAGAAGAAGAAAACCTATATCACCTTTCTTCGGGGCGTAACACATCGTAAAGTTCGCGGATTGGATAGTCTGGCTAAAGCTTTGCACAAACAGGCCTTTCAGAAGATTGATTGTCTGGATTGCGCCAATTGTTGTAAAACGATGTCACCGACCTATAAAAAGGCTGATGTACAGCGGATTTCGAAGCACCTGAAAATGAGTTATCAGGAGTATTTTGACAAATACCTTTATTTTGATGAGACAGGCGACATCATGAACAAAAGTGTTCCCTGCCAGTTTTTGAAAAAAGATAACAAGTGTTCTATATACTCAGTTCGCCCGAAGGATTGCAGTGGTTTTCCTCATACACAAAACAACGATTTCAAATTATTCGTTGCCGGCACGCACAAACAGAATATTGAATATTGTCCGGCCACATTGTATGTGGTGGAGCGGATGCATCAGATTCTTCTTGATAAAGGGAAGAAACGTACCGTTTCGGCTCAGGATGCGAAATTGTAG
- a CDS encoding threonylcarbamoyl-AMP synthase → MLLKIFPDNMNDRYIDRAVKLLRDGGVVVVPTDTIYALACDIKRSDAFERICQIKQVKIDKANFSFICYDLSNISDFTKPFSTTVFRLMKNSLPGPFTFILNANSNVPTIFKSNKKTIGIRVPDNNITRRLVKELGNPIMVTTVPGGNDIEGYSSDPLEIDARIGEQVDLVIDGGYSELEPSTIIDCTDNDPVIIRQGKGIVELM, encoded by the coding sequence ATGCTGCTCAAGATCTTTCCTGATAATATGAATGATCGCTACATCGACAGAGCTGTAAAGCTGCTTCGTGACGGCGGAGTTGTGGTTGTTCCCACCGATACAATTTATGCCCTTGCCTGTGATATCAAAAGAAGTGATGCCTTTGAACGGATTTGTCAGATCAAGCAGGTAAAAATTGACAAAGCCAATTTTTCATTTATCTGTTATGACCTGAGCAATATCTCGGATTTTACCAAACCTTTCAGTACTACCGTTTTTCGTTTGATGAAGAATTCTCTACCCGGTCCATTCACGTTTATCCTGAATGCGAACAGTAATGTGCCGACCATTTTCAAATCGAATAAAAAAACTATCGGGATCCGGGTACCGGATAACAATATCACACGTCGCCTCGTGAAAGAGCTTGGCAATCCGATTATGGTTACTACTGTGCCCGGCGGAAATGATATCGAAGGATATTCATCCGACCCTCTCGAAATCGATGCAAGAATCGGCGAACAGGTTGACCTGGTTATTGATGGCGGTTACAGTGAACTTGAGCCTTCTACTATCATCGATTGTACTGACAATGATCCTGTGATCATTCGTCAGGGTAAGGGGATTGTTGAATTGATGTAA
- the fsa gene encoding fructose-6-phosphate aldolase: MKFFIDTANLSQIKEAQDLGVLDGVTTNPSLMAKEGITGQDNILKHYVDICKIVTGDVSAEVISTDFKGIVEEGEMLASLHKQIVVKVPMIKDGVKALRYFSNKGIKTNCTLVFSAGQALLAAKAGATYVSPFLGRLDDINLDGMDLIHQIVHIYRTYDFGTQVLAASIRSPLHIVKCAEAGADVATCPLSAILDLLKHPLTDIGLAKFLADAKKFSDVAVK; the protein is encoded by the coding sequence ATGAAATTCTTTATTGATACAGCCAATCTTTCTCAAATAAAAGAAGCCCAGGATTTGGGTGTATTGGATGGCGTTACTACCAATCCTTCTCTGATGGCAAAAGAAGGAATTACCGGACAGGATAATATCCTGAAACATTATGTAGATATCTGCAAAATTGTAACCGGTGATGTCAGCGCTGAAGTTATATCAACGGATTTCAAAGGTATTGTGGAAGAAGGTGAAATGCTTGCTTCCCTGCACAAACAAATTGTAGTGAAAGTACCGATGATCAAAGACGGCGTAAAAGCCCTCAGATATTTTTCAAATAAAGGAATCAAAACCAATTGCACACTGGTATTTTCTGCCGGTCAGGCATTGCTGGCTGCCAAAGCAGGAGCTACTTATGTTTCTCCATTTCTTGGTCGCCTTGACGATATCAATCTCGACGGTATGGATCTCATTCACCAGATCGTTCATATTTACCGTACCTACGATTTCGGAACACAGGTATTAGCCGCATCAATCCGCAGCCCATTGCACATTGTAAAATGCGCTGAAGCTGGCGCGGATGTCGCTACCTGCCCTCTCTCCGCGATTCTTGATCTCCTGAAACATCCACTGACTGATATTGGACTGGCAAAATTCCTTGCCGATGCCAAAAAGTTCAGCGATGTAGCGGTGAAATAA
- a CDS encoding glycosyltransferase: MRGGIADLNEALAKAFIDEGMDCELFSYYYQYPGILFPGTSQFSDGPAPAGLKISSTISSINPLSWFKTAKQIISQKPDLVLIRYWLPFMAPSLGTIARRLRKKSIPVIAITDNVIPHEHRIGDKSLTKYFVKSCDGFITLSRSVLDDLSSFTSNPNKSFLPHPIYSIFGNAVSKDAARTALKLNASDKIILFFGFIRPYKGLDLLFEAMSDPRIKNLGLKLLVAGEFYEDEKNYSSMIDKLGIKKDVLLHTSFISKDQVKNYFCAADIVVQPYKSATQSGITQIAYHFDRPMLVTNVGGLSEIVPNGKVGYVTDISAGAIADALLDFYSGNRELEFVNNVKIEKSKFSWPSFVKGILQLYEKIK, translated from the coding sequence TTGCGCGGTGGAATTGCTGATTTGAATGAAGCGCTTGCAAAAGCCTTCATCGATGAAGGGATGGATTGTGAATTATTTTCATATTACTATCAATATCCCGGAATTCTTTTTCCGGGTACATCCCAGTTTTCGGATGGTCCTGCTCCCGCAGGTTTGAAAATATCTTCTACGATCAGTTCGATTAATCCTTTGTCCTGGTTCAAGACGGCTAAACAAATCATTTCACAAAAACCTGATCTTGTATTGATCCGTTATTGGTTGCCTTTTATGGCACCTTCTCTCGGTACTATAGCGAGACGACTTCGAAAGAAATCAATACCGGTGATCGCGATCACGGATAATGTTATTCCGCATGAACATCGCATCGGAGACAAGTCCCTGACAAAATATTTTGTGAAAAGCTGTGATGGATTTATTACCCTTTCAAGATCGGTACTGGATGATTTGTCTTCATTCACTTCCAATCCAAATAAATCCTTTCTTCCGCATCCGATTTATTCCATATTTGGAAATGCGGTCAGTAAGGACGCAGCCAGAACTGCATTGAAATTAAATGCTTCTGATAAAATAATTTTATTTTTTGGTTTTATTCGTCCATACAAAGGACTCGACCTTCTTTTTGAAGCGATGTCAGATCCACGAATTAAGAATCTTGGTTTGAAATTGCTTGTTGCCGGTGAATTTTATGAAGATGAAAAAAATTATTCATCCATGATAGACAAGCTTGGTATCAAAAAGGATGTCTTGTTGCATACTTCCTTTATTTCCAAGGATCAGGTGAAAAATTATTTCTGTGCCGCGGATATTGTCGTTCAACCATACAAAAGCGCGACTCAAAGCGGGATTACGCAGATCGCTTATCATTTTGACAGACCAATGCTGGTGACCAATGTTGGTGGACTGTCAGAAATTGTTCCGAATGGAAAAGTCGGCTATGTTACCGATATTTCGGCAGGTGCAATCGCGGATGCGTTGTTGGATTTTTATTCTGGAAATCGTGAATTAGAATTTGTCAACAATGTAAAGATTGAAAAAAGTAAATTTTCCTGGCCCTCATTTGTAAAGGGAATTCTTCAACTTTATGAAAAAATTAAATAG
- a CDS encoding T9SS type A sorting domain-containing protein, with protein sequence MKKRSLLLFLLTIPGILALIYLLKTPAEGISEQRKESDGTHAAWDALQFLSISQAYPFSDIPADAYQKANEFYRTHFGNHSASQARLAVSPWVNIGPNNIGGRTLGMAINPNDTAIIWLGSASGGLWKSTTGGIGTNAWTYVPTGFPVRGVSSILINPVNPDIMYIGTGESYSHGSTVNGLITRPTRGSVGIGILKSMDGGLTWQPSLDWQYNQARGIWDLQFNPQNPDVIYAATTEGIYKTTDAGSTWNLVLNQLMVMDLLVDPVDTNTIYAGIGNVDSTGSGIYRSTNSGAQWSRLTTGLPGPMTGRITLAMNPQNHRSVLALIADLYSTTGIYRTFDKGNTWNSITGLMEIVSYQGWYAKGLCFKNDDSTKVMLGGVDVFRSDQSGDFPYQLPNYFMVHPDVHDIVCSNVDPNKTYILTDGGLYRTDDFGDNFYECTDGYVTSQAYIGSVSAQNGDLMLTGLQDNNTLRYDGSVYWTPVVGGDGSFNAIDPITDQFQYASLQYLNVAKSIDGGMSFNTFILQNSSSPFGGNSSAFIAPFVLAASNSSVIYAGGDSLYRSDDAGNSFYTTSSQQIDSGNFALSIATSALNEDSVYVCTAPGDTRPMHILLSTDGGQSFLDRSSGLPNRYPRDLAVDPLDSRKVYVAFSGFGAGHLFKSTDAGVSWTDISSSLPDVPFHCITIDTDHPDTLYAGGDLGVFVSVDGGNSWDAFNNGMPDGVMVFDIQLSKADNSIVAFTHGNGTYKAELTSLPVGISTAASAISDFTILGNPVKDQLRFRIKASNAENGSLKIYSSDGKLVKSNTNSQIKSGTSTLEMNTSDFLPGIYFLTLEIKGNRYTRKFLKTE encoded by the coding sequence ATGAAAAAAAGAAGTTTGTTACTATTTCTTTTAACAATCCCCGGGATCCTTGCCCTGATCTATTTGTTAAAAACACCTGCGGAGGGAATTTCTGAGCAACGCAAAGAATCCGACGGAACACATGCAGCCTGGGATGCCCTACAGTTTCTAAGCATAAGTCAGGCCTACCCTTTTTCGGATATTCCGGCTGATGCCTATCAAAAAGCAAATGAATTTTACCGGACTCATTTTGGAAATCATTCCGCTTCACAAGCAAGACTTGCTGTTTCTCCATGGGTAAATATTGGTCCTAATAATATCGGGGGCAGAACTCTTGGAATGGCAATTAATCCGAATGATACAGCTATCATCTGGCTGGGCTCCGCTTCCGGAGGACTCTGGAAATCTACCACAGGTGGAATTGGAACAAATGCATGGACCTATGTACCCACCGGATTCCCGGTACGTGGCGTTAGCTCCATTCTCATCAATCCGGTCAATCCAGATATCATGTACATAGGAACAGGTGAATCCTACAGCCATGGCAGTACTGTGAATGGATTGATCACAAGACCTACCAGAGGTTCTGTTGGTATTGGCATTCTGAAGTCGATGGATGGTGGTTTGACATGGCAACCCAGTCTTGACTGGCAATACAATCAGGCCAGAGGAATCTGGGATTTGCAATTCAATCCACAAAATCCGGATGTCATTTACGCTGCAACAACGGAAGGAATTTACAAAACAACAGATGCTGGTTCTACCTGGAATCTTGTGTTGAACCAACTCATGGTGATGGATCTTTTAGTGGATCCTGTGGATACAAATACCATCTATGCCGGTATCGGAAATGTAGATTCAACCGGAAGCGGAATTTATCGCTCCACCAATAGCGGAGCTCAGTGGTCGAGACTTACAACAGGACTTCCAGGCCCAATGACCGGAAGAATTACTTTGGCCATGAATCCGCAAAACCATCGCTCCGTACTTGCATTGATCGCTGATCTTTATAGCACTACCGGTATTTACCGAACATTTGACAAAGGAAATACATGGAACTCCATCACCGGCTTGATGGAAATTGTTTCTTATCAGGGTTGGTATGCGAAAGGACTTTGTTTTAAAAATGATGATAGTACAAAAGTAATGTTAGGTGGTGTCGATGTTTTCAGATCTGATCAAAGCGGTGATTTTCCTTACCAATTACCAAATTACTTTATGGTCCATCCGGATGTTCACGATATCGTTTGTAGTAATGTTGATCCCAATAAAACATATATCCTGACAGATGGAGGCTTGTATCGGACGGATGACTTCGGCGATAATTTTTATGAATGTACAGATGGATATGTCACTTCACAGGCCTACATCGGTTCTGTCTCCGCACAAAACGGAGATTTGATGCTGACCGGCTTGCAGGACAATAATACACTTCGGTATGATGGAAGTGTTTACTGGACACCTGTAGTTGGCGGCGATGGATCTTTCAATGCAATTGATCCGATTACCGATCAGTTCCAATATGCTTCGTTACAATATCTCAACGTAGCCAAATCTATAGACGGAGGAATGTCGTTCAACACTTTTATTCTTCAGAATTCATCGAGTCCCTTTGGAGGAAATTCATCCGCGTTCATAGCTCCTTTTGTGCTGGCTGCCTCCAACTCCAGTGTCATCTATGCCGGAGGTGATTCCTTGTACAGAAGTGACGATGCCGGGAATTCGTTCTACACAACCAGCTCACAACAAATCGATAGCGGAAATTTTGCGTTGAGTATTGCTACTTCCGCACTGAATGAAGATTCTGTTTACGTGTGTACGGCTCCCGGCGATACTCGCCCGATGCATATCCTGCTCAGCACTGACGGAGGCCAATCTTTCCTCGACAGATCATCAGGATTGCCCAACCGATATCCGCGTGACCTTGCCGTAGATCCACTGGATAGCAGAAAAGTTTATGTAGCATTTTCAGGCTTCGGTGCCGGACATTTATTCAAATCAACAGATGCAGGAGTTTCATGGACAGATATCAGCTCTTCCCTACCAGATGTTCCCTTTCATTGTATCACGATTGACACCGATCATCCTGACACACTTTACGCCGGTGGGGATCTGGGAGTTTTTGTTTCCGTTGATGGAGGAAATTCCTGGGATGCTTTCAATAACGGAATGCCGGATGGTGTGATGGTTTTTGATATTCAGTTATCAAAAGCGGATAATTCCATCGTTGCATTTACACATGGAAATGGTACTTACAAAGCGGAACTTACAAGTTTGCCTGTAGGTATAAGCACTGCTGCTTCAGCAATTTCAGATTTCACCATCCTTGGAAATCCGGTGAAGGACCAATTACGATTCAGGATAAAAGCGAGCAATGCTGAAAACGGATCGCTGAAAATTTATTCTTCAGATGGGAAATTAGTGAAGAGTAATACTAACTCTCAAATCAAAAGTGGAACCTCAACCCTGGAAATGAATACCTCTGATTTTCTTCCGGGAATATATTTCCTGACACTGGAAATTAAAGGCAACCGTTATACAAGGAAATTTCTGAAAACAGAATAA
- a CDS encoding DUF4199 domain-containing protein — protein MENPRSQTTVAITYGVMYGLASAAVMLIFYFLGTDVKSKAPQYVGWVLLILFIVLGIKSHRDQDLAGQIGYGKALGTGTLISIFGGIISGIFTLLFFTVIAPEMIQKIMDMSQQQLTEQGMSEEQIAIAMDYTKRFMTPTWLFIFSVLGITFMGFVFSLLISIFLKKEENPFTSNNLG, from the coding sequence ATGGAAAATCCCCGTTCTCAAACGACAGTCGCGATCACCTATGGTGTAATGTATGGCCTGGCGAGTGCCGCTGTTATGCTGATTTTTTATTTTCTCGGAACTGATGTTAAATCCAAAGCTCCTCAATATGTGGGTTGGGTTTTATTGATATTGTTCATCGTTCTGGGTATCAAGAGTCATCGTGATCAGGATTTAGCCGGTCAGATTGGTTATGGAAAGGCTCTGGGAACGGGCACGCTTATTTCCATTTTTGGAGGAATCATTTCCGGGATCTTCACATTATTATTCTTCACTGTAATTGCTCCTGAGATGATCCAGAAAATCATGGACATGTCACAACAGCAACTTACGGAGCAGGGAATGAGCGAGGAACAGATTGCCATTGCCATGGATTACACCAAAAGATTTATGACACCAACCTGGTTGTTTATCTTCTCAGTGCTTGGGATCACTTTCATGGGATTTGTATTTTCTCTGTTGATTTCTATCTTTTTGAAGAAAGAGGAAAATCCATTTACCAGTAACAATCTCGGATAA
- a CDS encoding carboxypeptidase-like regulatory domain-containing protein: protein MKKLNRLFFHLIILITVLLSFSESTYATLYRVSGIVYDEHQQPLPYVTIFIEGTTNGTTSNAEGAYFLELNPGEYSVIYRMIGYKQVKERIQIVSGPIVKNIHLQAESYQLKEIKIKADAEDPAYAIIRKAQKKRNYYDDQVTAYQCQAYVKSTQKLLSYPKKFLGQDVQIEEIMDTSTKIFYLSESVSNLSIRRPEKIREEMISSKVSGNPRTYSFNQASDLMVSFYKNLVEIENLAPRGFVSPISANALFYYNYKLEGSFVENNQLVNKINVIPKRKNDPVFTGDIYILEDSWRIHSADLYITKNQQVQFIDTFRIRQNFVSVNPETWMPFSTEYAFEFRALGFHGTGSVLGVYSKYNVNPEFTDGFFSGQVMKVEKEANKKDSSYWESVRPVPLTKTEETDYHRKDSTRIVYESKPYRDSIDRVDNKFKLGNLISGYSHEQSYFHRSYGFSSLPEAVQFNTVEGWVGQMSVNYKKGFGDEDRREYSIRPEVRYGFSNHHWNGNVEATYRYNMFRLSTVSGSIGTDVVQFNSGKPITPFINSIYSLAARKNFLKVYEQQFIRASHRFEIVNGLSNSIQLEYANRLPLQNSEDFSIYKGSRREYTSNDPLYPVSDSLHFEKNQSFIAELGFRIRFGQKYVDRPEGKFIIGSKYPALRINYKKGIPLMGSDVDFDFVSIGIEDEMRLGLLGKLKYQVTGGDFLTKGKLYFMDYRHFLGNKTFLSGFGLNEFRNLDYYAYSTTEASLEAHGDLNMGGFILNKIPLVRKLKLTEVAGIHYLNTNVLKNYFELSFGIEKFGSFRAEMFTSIAQGHRGNIGFLLGIKRNI, encoded by the coding sequence ATGAAAAAATTAAATAGACTTTTCTTTCATTTAATAATTCTTATTACGGTCCTGCTTTCATTTTCAGAAAGTACTTATGCTACCTTATATAGAGTCAGCGGAATTGTTTATGACGAGCACCAGCAACCTCTTCCGTATGTGACCATCTTTATCGAAGGAACAACAAACGGTACGACTTCAAATGCGGAAGGAGCTTATTTCCTGGAATTGAATCCCGGTGAATATTCTGTCATCTACAGGATGATCGGATACAAGCAAGTGAAAGAACGCATTCAGATTGTTTCCGGACCGATTGTAAAAAATATTCACTTGCAGGCTGAATCTTACCAGTTGAAAGAAATCAAAATCAAAGCCGACGCGGAAGATCCGGCTTACGCAATTATTCGTAAGGCGCAAAAGAAAAGAAATTATTACGATGATCAGGTTACTGCATACCAATGTCAGGCCTATGTTAAATCAACACAAAAGTTATTATCCTATCCAAAGAAATTTCTTGGACAGGATGTGCAAATTGAAGAGATCATGGACACAAGCACCAAGATCTTTTACCTGAGTGAATCAGTTTCCAATCTGTCTATCCGGAGGCCGGAGAAAATCAGAGAGGAAATGATTTCTTCAAAGGTTAGTGGCAATCCACGGACATACAGTTTTAACCAGGCTTCAGATCTCATGGTTAGTTTTTACAAAAACCTTGTAGAAATTGAAAACCTGGCACCACGCGGATTTGTATCTCCAATTTCTGCCAATGCATTGTTTTATTACAACTATAAACTCGAAGGAAGCTTTGTTGAAAACAATCAACTGGTCAACAAAATCAATGTCATTCCAAAGCGGAAAAATGATCCTGTTTTTACAGGAGATATTTATATTCTTGAAGATTCGTGGCGGATACACAGTGCTGATTTATACATAACAAAAAACCAGCAAGTCCAGTTTATAGATACATTTCGTATTCGACAAAATTTTGTCTCTGTGAATCCGGAGACCTGGATGCCATTCAGTACCGAATATGCTTTTGAATTCAGAGCGTTGGGTTTTCATGGAACCGGTTCGGTATTGGGTGTATATTCAAAATACAATGTGAATCCTGAATTTACGGATGGGTTTTTCAGCGGACAAGTGATGAAGGTGGAGAAGGAAGCGAATAAAAAGGATTCCTCGTATTGGGAATCTGTCCGACCTGTTCCACTCACAAAAACGGAAGAAACAGATTATCATCGTAAAGATAGTACACGGATCGTGTACGAGTCTAAACCATACCGCGATTCAATCGACAGGGTCGATAATAAATTCAAATTGGGAAACCTGATCAGTGGATATTCGCATGAACAAAGTTATTTCCACAGAAGTTATGGATTTTCTTCTTTGCCTGAAGCTGTTCAGTTCAATACAGTAGAAGGTTGGGTTGGACAAATGTCTGTAAACTATAAAAAAGGCTTTGGAGATGAAGACAGGCGGGAATATTCAATCCGTCCGGAGGTTCGATACGGTTTCTCCAATCATCACTGGAATGGAAATGTGGAAGCAACGTATCGGTACAATATGTTCCGGCTGTCCACAGTTTCCGGAAGTATTGGTACAGATGTGGTTCAATTTAATTCAGGCAAACCGATCACTCCATTTATTAATTCGATCTATTCTTTAGCTGCGAGAAAAAACTTTCTCAAAGTTTATGAACAACAATTTATCCGTGCATCACATCGTTTTGAAATCGTGAACGGATTATCAAACTCAATACAGTTGGAGTATGCAAACCGATTGCCTTTGCAGAACTCAGAAGATTTTTCCATATACAAAGGTAGTAGGAGGGAGTATACCTCCAATGATCCGCTGTATCCGGTTTCTGATAGTTTGCATTTTGAGAAAAACCAGTCCTTCATCGCTGAGCTTGGTTTCAGGATAAGATTTGGACAAAAATATGTAGACAGGCCCGAGGGTAAATTTATTATCGGATCCAAATATCCCGCCTTACGAATAAATTATAAAAAGGGAATTCCCCTCATGGGTTCGGATGTCGATTTCGATTTTGTATCGATTGGTATTGAAGATGAAATGCGGCTGGGTCTTTTGGGCAAATTGAAATATCAGGTTACAGGAGGAGACTTCCTTACGAAAGGCAAATTATATTTCATGGACTACAGGCATTTCCTGGGTAACAAAACATTTTTATCCGGATTTGGATTGAATGAATTCCGGAATCTGGATTATTACGCCTATAGCACCACAGAAGCATCTCTTGAAGCACATGGTGATTTGAATATGGGCGGTTTTATTCTGAATAAAATTCCTCTTGTCCGTAAGCTTAAACTGACTGAAGTTGCCGGAATTCACTATTTAAATACCAATGTCCTGAAGAACTACTTTGAACTCTCTTTCGGAATCGAAAAATTCGGTTCATTCAGAGCTGAAATGTTCACTTCCATAGCTCAGGGACACCGAGGGAATATCGGGTTCCTGTTAGGAATTAAAAGAAATATCTGA
- a CDS encoding glycosyltransferase family 2 protein translates to MDISVVIPLFNEDESLRELHDWIVRVMQANAYTYEIIFVDDGSKDNSWSLIEELGKDNPAVKGIRFRRNYGKSAALNQGFAATMGDVVITMDADLQDSPDEIPELFRLIKHGGFDLISGWKKKRYDPISKTIPSKFFNWATRKMSGINNLHDFNCGLKSYRKDVVKSIEVYGEMHRYIPVLAKWAGFRKIGEKVVEHRARKYGVTKFGLERFVNGFLDLLSITFVSRFGKRPMHIFGLLGSIMFAIGFITALYLGLSKLYNVYYNLPARLLTERPSFYIALTSMILGTQMFLAGFLGELISRSSSDRNSYLVEKTCNL, encoded by the coding sequence GTGGATATTTCTGTTGTTATTCCTTTATTCAACGAAGACGAATCGCTTCGTGAACTGCACGATTGGATTGTCAGGGTCATGCAAGCTAATGCGTATACCTATGAAATTATTTTTGTAGACGATGGTAGCAAGGACAATTCCTGGAGCCTGATCGAAGAACTAGGCAAAGATAACCCTGCTGTAAAAGGCATTCGTTTCCGTCGTAATTATGGCAAATCGGCCGCTCTGAATCAGGGTTTCGCTGCAACAATGGGTGACGTGGTGATCACCATGGATGCTGATTTGCAGGATAGCCCGGATGAAATTCCGGAACTGTTCCGTCTGATCAAACACGGAGGATTCGATTTGATTTCAGGATGGAAGAAAAAAAGGTACGATCCGATTTCAAAAACAATTCCAAGTAAATTTTTTAACTGGGCGACTCGAAAAATGTCCGGTATCAATAACCTGCATGATTTTAATTGCGGACTAAAATCATATCGCAAAGATGTGGTCAAGAGTATTGAAGTATACGGGGAAATGCACCGCTATATTCCAGTCCTTGCCAAGTGGGCGGGTTTTCGCAAAATAGGAGAGAAGGTTGTTGAACACAGAGCTCGTAAATATGGTGTGACAAAATTTGGTCTTGAAAGATTTGTAAACGGATTTCTGGATTTATTGTCGATCACTTTTGTTTCAAGATTCGGCAAACGTCCGATGCATATTTTCGGTTTGCTGGGTTCGATCATGTTCGCTATCGGGTTCATCACCGCCTTGTATCTTGGATTGAGTAAATTGTACAATGTTTATTACAATCTCCCGGCGCGTCTGCTTACTGAAAGACCTTCTTTTTATATAGCACTTACGTCCATGATTCTGGGTACACAGATGTTCCTCGCAGGATTCCTCGGTGAACTGATCTCACGAAGTTCGAGCGACAGAAATTCATATCTTGTGGAGAAGACCTGTAATCTTTGA